The following nucleotide sequence is from Harmonia axyridis chromosome 5, icHarAxyr1.1, whole genome shotgun sequence.
TTATATTCATCCATAATTTTTTCCCACAGTTACCGAAGTAGCAGCACCACGAATGTGAAAAGCTCAATTGAAGGATATGAGCTAAATTAACACACCCCTTCATTGGTTAGCGAGTAATGTGGACGTTTTACTTTGGAATGAGTGTCTCCTTTCAAACCCTAGCATCTAATTTATTTAGGTTTTGCCAAAAAGAAAAGAGTTTATATCAAGACAAGAACAGCCCACAGAACcacaaatatttttgtttttaggTCTTCCAAGCAAAATTTTCCGATAATATTTGGTTATATGGGCTTTTATGTCTTGataggaattttgaaataactaaGCTGATAAAACTCTTTGTTTCAGTTGGTGAAGTTGTAGTAGATAAATGGCAGTAATATCAACATCACCAATATTGATGCTTTTCACATTGTTATGAGTAAGATAACTTCTAAAAGACTTGGCAGCTTTTATTTTTCACCTTATGTTATCATCAACTTCTAGAAACAGTTAACTAGATACGCAAGTGGAAATAATTCATGTTCAATATGCACGTCCATTAGTAAATACACAACTCCATTgtttttgttaatatttttgTGTTGACATCTGTCTCACCAGTCTTTCCCAATTTTATTCGATATCTGAAGTGAGCCGATGATTGACACAAAATGTATATAGAAGATACTTTTAAGTTTTATTAAATACATTTGTTATTTTAAAAGACTACATTTTCATCTTTTATTTTAGAGATttgaatgtaatttttatttcatcaattgCAGTTTCATAAGTCGGAATCAGCACTGAACAAGCACTTATAAGAAAATAGGGGAGGAATATCCTCTTCGGCTATCTCTGAGTGTTGTTGGTCCTTTAATACTAGTCTTTTCTTCTATATTGCAGAGGTGTTTGTTGCCATATTCATTGTTTGGTCGGTATAATGGACAACTTATAATTGTCACCTGAAGCGTGtttgttttattcattttatgtttatttcatttaggtAGTTCAAGCTGGTTTCGACTAATTGTGGCTGTGCTGGATTTTACAGCTGAAACGCCAATGTATAgttaaataatcgaattttcaTCAGTTTTGTAAATGATGACATTTCTGTAAATAAATTGGCGCCCTTGAAGCCGACTAATAAGGTcactatttcattatttatccCATACACATTTATGCATTTGTTAGAAGTCCAGAAAAACAAGAATCTTTGATGAAAGGTGAGAATTGATCAACGAAAACATTCCTGTGGATTGTAAAATGAAGCATCTtagtaaaattcataaaactagATGTCATTGTGttaattttcaatcaattttctGTTTAAATTTCTAACTGAATTCGAAGAATTTTTACttttatcaaaattttgagAATCCTGCAATCTagtataaatataaattacCTTCTTTTTCAAGCTCTTTGTCTTCAAACTGTTATTTTCAGATATAATGTTCGAGAGAGTAATTCATGTATAATATTTGACAAGAATAAATTGCAAAAGGACTCACCAtaacataatatcaaatatttcaagcgaatatattgaaaagaaaaactttttatgGTCAATATAACAAAAACTATCGATATTTTTGAAGTGAGGGTTGGTATGAAGTATCTTTAATTTTTCATGTAGAAAcagataaaaaaatttgttttttattgaagaaaagaagGTTGGAACTGACCAGGAAAAACTGAACAGCCTGTgttacaaaatatttttaataagtAGTGCTCAAGCAATAAATTAGCCataaaaagttgaatttttatCTTTTTCCTAAACTGCAGATATAAAGTCAATCAGGTAATTTTGCAAATGATTTTTGTCTTTGTTACAATCTTGTAATGTAGCAgactttttgaattatttattatttcagcaTCAAATTAATTAGTACATCAATTCCAATATTTATAATTACTCTTatatgattttgattaaatataaaaatcacaaaaatagcATCAGACAATTccaaaaacaattattgaaggcATTTTTGAGTATTTCCACGCTTGCTATACAAATTCACAATGCAAGAAAACTTTTCATTCTGTTCTTCGAGATTTTTTAtagtttgttcattttctttgaTTTGTCTTTTGAAATCAAGTAGGGGATTTCCCTGAATGTCATATTTCTCATGTTCTTCAGCCTCTTTCGTTCGTCTCAATGAATctagaataaactaaatttgaatgattgaaattgtcTCATATATCTACCTACTTTATGCGTTTTATAGAATTTATTTGTGTATGTATTTTCTTCACTATACTTTTTTCTGaccgattcaattttttcgttCAATTCTTTGCTTCTATCAGTAAGTTTCTTCACAGATAAAAGTGTTTTCTCTGTTATATTATCTACAGCTTTCATTAAGTAGTTGATGTCTTCTAAACTTTGTTCTAGTTTTTTGTTGATTGTGCACATTTTCGAATACTTGCAGATTAATtcctcatattttattttgagatcatttgaatttttgaaaaggtTATTATTCGTTATTTTGTAATTAGCGATTTCCGCATCTCGACCAGCTAATATTTCTTCATAGTTTTCCAAATTAgtgctgaattttttttcattttcaatatgttcctgttcaaaatatttcacttgATTGGTGAGATTATCATTCAACAACTCATCTGAAATTGAATGATGAAGGAATCACTATTTACAGTATTTATCCTATTCCTAATTCCATTTCACTGAGAAAAGTGGATTCGAAAGACTTACATGTGTCACAGTTCTGTTGTAaattttctttctctttttctatattttttattttatcattcaaaGTAGCTACTTCTTTTCTTGAGTTCATTAAATCTTCAGTTATTTTATAGTTTGAGACATTCAATTCTTCGATCTCCATTTCCATGTTatcgataattatttttatttctcgtTTTTCctctgataaaatattgttttcttcagatttttcattgagtttatttattaaattatgGTAGTCttgtttcaatgaatttgtgaattttaatatCCCCCCAAATTTTGTTGCTGAACATATTGTCTCATTCATAGTTCTTCTGAAAAACAAGGATTAATCTGGAAACTTGTTTTGAATATGGATAATACTTGCAGTAAATGTTTAGTAGatgattcttcaaaattttctgaTATGAATTTAATTATATCCTTCATGAATTCGTTCATTTCGAAACAACTATCGCACACAATCATACTTTGAATGTTTGTTTGGCATTCCTTATTGATAATAAGATTTGTAGATGAATTTGTAGGATTTAGAATTGCTTTTTCATCCTGAAATTGataacatattttttcaaaaagccATATTGGCCAAACCTATATATAGGAAACAAAGCTTTGACAAATTATAGGAATTACCATGATACGCTATGTTCCCTAGCTTCAAAGTTATGTAGGTGGGTACCTTG
It contains:
- the LOC123680724 gene encoding cilia- and flagella-associated protein 58-like isoform X1, encoding MEYTKQDFLLISLTQDLKCLDGILDNIYQNMKNYKLKSWLFPQKYVDECRDLYPPYNEKLTYVKCLEMMVEKLYIMLNFLNQRKASDRKRRNVHYPTRITLGRCAQKFWELINSEEDEKAILNPTNSSTNLIINKECQTNIQSMIVCDSCFEMNEFMKDIIKFISENFEESSTKHLLRTMNETICSATKFGGILKFTNSLKQDYHNLINKLNEKSEENNILSEEKREIKIIIDNMEMEIEELNVSNYKITEDLMNSRKEVATLNDKIKNIEKEKENLQQNCDTYELLNDNLTNQVKYFEQEHIENEKKFSTNLENYEEILAGRDAEIANYKITNNNLFKNSNDLKIKYEELICKYSKMCTINKKLEQSLEDINYLMKAVDNITEKTLLSVKKLTDRSKELNEKIESVRKKYSEENTYTNKFYKTHKFILDSLRRTKEAEEHEKYDIQGNPLLDFKRQIKENEQTIKNLEEQNEKFSCIVNLYSKRGNTQKCLQ
- the LOC123680724 gene encoding nuclease SbcCD subunit C-like isoform X2 translates to MEYTKQDFLLISLTQDLKCLDGILDNIYQNMKNYKLKSWLFPQKYVDECRDLYPPYNEKLTYVKCLEMMVEKLYIMLNFLNQRKASDRKRRNVHYPTRITLGRCAQKFWELINSEEDEKAILNPTNSSTNLIINKECQTNIQSMIVCDSCFEMNEFMKDIIKFISENFEESSTKHLLRTMNETICSATKFGGILKFTNSLKQDYHNLINKLNEKSEENNILSEEKREIKIIIDNMEMEIEELNVSNYKITEDLMNSRKEVATLNDKIKNIEKEKENLQQNCDTYELLNDNLTNQVKYFEQEHIENEKKFSTNLENYEEILAGRDAEIANYKITNNNLFKNSNDLKIKYEELICKYSKMCTINKKLEQSLEDINYLMKAVDNITEKTLLSVKKLTDRSKELNEKIESVRKKYSEENTYTNKFYKTHKIH
- the LOC123680724 gene encoding synaptonemal complex central element protein 1-like isoform X3; this translates as MLNFLNQRKASDRKRRNVHYPTRITLGRCAQKFWELINSEEDEKAILNPTNSSTNLIINKECQTNIQSMIVCDSCFEMNEFMKDIIKFISENFEESSTKHLLRTMNETICSATKFGGILKFTNSLKQDYHNLINKLNEKSEENNILSEEKREIKIIIDNMEMEIEELNVSNYKITEDLMNSRKEVATLNDKIKNIEKEKENLQQNCDTYELLNDNLTNQVKYFEQEHIENEKKFSTNLENYEEILAGRDAEIANYKITNNNLFKNSNDLKIKYEELICKYSKMCTINKKLEQSLEDINYLMKAVDNITEKTLLSVKKLTDRSKELNEKIESVRKKYSEENTYTNKFYKTHKFILDSLRRTKEAEEHEKYDIQGNPLLDFKRQIKENEQTIKNLEEQNEKFSCIVNLYSKRGNTQKCLQ